In Massilia antarctica, the following are encoded in one genomic region:
- a CDS encoding quinone-dependent dihydroorotate dehydrogenase encodes MSQKLLYALGRPLLFTLNPETAHNVTLPALRGAAALGLTGLLSKPAPDPRTVMGITFPNPVGLAAGLDKDGAYIDGLSALGFGFIEVGTVTPKPQAGNPKPRIFRIPAKRAVINRMGFNNGGVDAFVANVQASKFYQDKRGVLGLNIGKNASTPIENAVDDYLHCLEKVYPYASYVTVNISSPNTANLRQLQGASELDALLTRLKEAQLRLADQHKRYVPLALKIAPDVDGDQIKDIAAALLRHKIDGVIATNTTLSHRLVDRMRHGQETGGVSGEPVFDLSNIVIRALRQELGDALPIIGVGGIMRGADAKEKMSLGASLVQLYTGLIYQGPGLIRECAQALRP; translated from the coding sequence ATGTCCCAGAAACTGCTGTATGCCTTAGGCCGTCCCCTCCTGTTTACCCTCAATCCCGAGACGGCGCACAATGTCACCCTGCCCGCGCTGCGCGGCGCGGCCGCGCTGGGCCTGACCGGCCTGTTGAGCAAACCGGCGCCCGATCCGCGCACCGTCATGGGCATCACCTTCCCCAATCCGGTCGGCCTGGCCGCGGGACTGGACAAGGATGGCGCCTACATCGACGGCCTGTCCGCGCTCGGTTTCGGCTTCATCGAAGTGGGCACCGTCACACCCAAGCCGCAGGCGGGCAATCCCAAGCCGCGCATTTTCCGCATCCCGGCCAAGCGCGCCGTGATCAACCGCATGGGCTTTAACAATGGCGGCGTCGACGCCTTCGTGGCGAACGTGCAGGCGTCGAAGTTTTACCAGGATAAGCGCGGCGTGCTTGGCCTGAACATCGGCAAGAACGCCAGCACGCCGATCGAAAACGCGGTTGACGATTATCTGCACTGCCTTGAAAAGGTGTACCCCTACGCCAGCTACGTGACGGTCAATATCTCCTCGCCCAATACCGCCAATCTGCGCCAACTGCAGGGCGCGTCGGAACTGGACGCGCTGCTCACGCGCCTGAAAGAAGCGCAACTGCGCCTGGCCGACCAGCACAAGCGCTACGTGCCGCTGGCGCTCAAGATCGCGCCGGACGTCGACGGCGACCAGATCAAGGATATCGCCGCCGCCCTGCTGCGCCACAAGATCGACGGCGTGATCGCCACCAACACCACGCTCAGTCACCGCCTGGTCGACCGCATGCGGCACGGCCAGGAAACCGGCGGCGTGTCGGGCGAGCCGGTGTTCGACCTGTCGAACATCGTCATCCGCGCGCTGCGCCAGGAACTGGGCGACGCGCTGCCGATTATCGGCGTGGGCGGCATCATGCGCGGCGCCGATGCCAAGGAAAAGATGAGTCTCGGCGCCTCGCTGGTGCAGCTCTACACCGGCCTGATATATCAAGGACCGGGCCTGATCCGCGAATGCGCGCAGGCCCTTCGACCATAA
- a CDS encoding aldo/keto reductase, whose protein sequence is MIKNRLGRTPLEVSRICLGTMTFGEQNSEADAHSQLDYALERGINFVDTAEMYPVMPRPQTQGDTERFIGSWLKKSGRRGEIVLATKAAGPNPNLHWVREGKQNLDAASLRTAVEDSLRRMQTDHIDLYQLHWPSRNVPIFGATAFDPAKERAAIPVEETLGALAQLIEAGKIGHIGLSNESAWGVSEFVKQSDMRGLPRIASVQNLYNLTARSFETSLMDETCFREDVGLLAYSPLAFGQLSAKYLDDPRASGRLTIFPASWSPRYLRAPVLAAVKEYAELARANGMTPTQMALAWCYSRWFVASTIIGATSLAQLKENIDAMSVTLTPDVVAEIDAIHARITNPGA, encoded by the coding sequence ATGATCAAGAACCGGCTCGGACGCACGCCGCTCGAAGTATCCAGGATCTGCCTCGGCACCATGACGTTCGGCGAGCAAAACAGCGAGGCCGATGCACACAGCCAGCTCGATTACGCGCTCGAACGCGGAATCAACTTTGTCGACACCGCCGAAATGTATCCGGTCATGCCGCGTCCGCAGACGCAGGGCGACACCGAGCGCTTTATCGGCAGCTGGCTGAAAAAGAGCGGCAGGCGCGGCGAGATCGTCCTGGCCACCAAGGCGGCCGGGCCGAATCCGAACCTGCACTGGGTACGCGAAGGAAAGCAGAACCTCGATGCCGCCAGTCTGCGCACGGCGGTGGAAGACAGCCTGCGGCGCATGCAAACCGATCATATCGATTTGTACCAGCTGCACTGGCCGAGCCGGAACGTGCCGATTTTCGGCGCGACCGCGTTCGACCCGGCCAAGGAGCGCGCCGCCATTCCGGTCGAAGAGACGCTGGGTGCGCTGGCGCAGTTGATCGAGGCCGGCAAGATTGGACATATCGGCCTGTCGAACGAGAGCGCGTGGGGCGTGAGCGAATTTGTCAAGCAGTCCGACATGCGCGGGTTGCCGCGCATCGCCAGCGTCCAGAACCTGTACAACCTGACCGCGCGCAGTTTCGAGACCAGCCTGATGGACGAAACCTGCTTTCGCGAGGACGTGGGTTTGCTGGCCTATAGTCCGCTGGCGTTCGGTCAGTTGAGCGCCAAGTACCTGGACGATCCCAGGGCGAGCGGACGCTTGACGATTTTTCCGGCGTCGTGGAGCCCGCGTTATCTGCGCGCGCCGGTGCTGGCGGCGGTGAAGGAGTACGCGGAGCTGGCGCGGGCGAACGGCATGACGCCGACCCAGATGGCGCTGGCGTGGTGCTATTCGCGCTGGTTTGTGGCCTCGACCATCATCGGCGCGACCAGCCTGGCGCAGTTGAAGGAAAATATCGATGCCATGTCGGTGACCCTGACGCCGGACGTGGTGGCCGAGATCGACGCGATTCACGCGCGCATTACCAATCCAGGCGCGTAA